From [Clostridium] symbiosum, a single genomic window includes:
- the nhaC gene encoding Na+/H+ antiporter NhaC yields the protein MESEKRERTSQKEERKELPASRSFIILLVSLAILLYCVAILKANPGVSLILSALSAVYLGMAFGCPWKQFENDIGDTFKTMFMGMLIMMFVGILIGSWMISGTVPLMMYYGLKLLPAPIFLVASCLLCCLMSLMTGTSWGTMGTVGVALIGVAEGLGIPVAYAAGSIVVGAIFGDKLSPLSDTTIMAPYVSGVDIIDHIKSMLYTTIPCLVISLILYAVLGMKFQGGHIDSEAYTQILTTLQGTFTLNPILLLPPVVVLVLIFLRKPTIPVFGIGILLAAILAITVQGKGIKEVLTALTSGLGMSTGVALVDSMINRGGLLSMMPSVALIIGAAVFSSALKATNVFQMFLDAIQKYATGRKSLLGFSYLLHLILASFTGVYLVTFSIVGPILGPMFDKYDLHRKNLSRMLEDTGTAFSPIVPWSNISIFILGTLGVSSFQYVLYAPITYLGVVFAAVYIFTGFGIFNSKGEMLIKERK from the coding sequence ATGGAAAGTGAGAAAAGGGAAAGAACAAGTCAGAAAGAAGAAAGAAAAGAGTTACCTGCGTCCAGGTCGTTCATCATCTTATTAGTGTCCCTGGCAATCCTGTTGTACTGTGTTGCCATCTTAAAGGCAAATCCCGGCGTCAGCCTGATTCTTTCGGCGCTGTCGGCCGTCTATCTGGGCATGGCCTTCGGCTGTCCCTGGAAACAGTTTGAAAATGACATCGGAGACACGTTTAAAACCATGTTCATGGGAATGCTGATCATGATGTTCGTAGGAATTCTCATCGGTTCCTGGATGATTTCCGGCACCGTTCCGCTGATGATGTATTACGGCCTCAAACTGCTCCCGGCCCCCATTTTTCTGGTTGCCAGCTGTCTTCTCTGCTGCCTGATGTCACTGATGACCGGAACCTCATGGGGTACGATGGGAACGGTAGGCGTAGCGCTGATCGGCGTGGCCGAGGGCCTTGGGATCCCGGTGGCCTATGCGGCCGGTTCCATCGTGGTGGGCGCCATCTTCGGCGACAAGCTCTCTCCGCTCTCGGATACGACGATTATGGCTCCCTACGTCTCGGGCGTAGACATTATCGACCATATAAAGTCTATGCTCTATACGACCATCCCCTGTCTGGTTATCTCCCTGATCCTCTATGCGGTGCTGGGGATGAAGTTCCAGGGCGGTCACATCGACAGTGAAGCTTATACTCAGATTTTAACGACACTGCAGGGTACTTTTACCTTAAATCCCATCCTTTTGCTGCCTCCGGTCGTCGTGCTGGTCCTCATCTTCCTGAGAAAACCGACGATTCCCGTCTTCGGAATCGGAATTCTCCTTGCGGCAATACTTGCCATCACCGTACAGGGGAAGGGGATCAAGGAAGTGCTGACCGCCCTCACAAGCGGGCTCGGCATGTCAACCGGAGTTGCCCTGGTGGACTCGATGATTAACCGCGGCGGACTCCTGAGTATGATGCCATCGGTAGCCCTGATTATCGGAGCGGCGGTGTTCAGTTCCGCCCTGAAGGCCACCAATGTGTTCCAGATGTTCCTCGACGCCATCCAGAAATACGCCACCGGACGCAAATCGCTGCTGGGCTTCAGCTACCTCCTTCACCTGATCCTGGCATCCTTCACCGGCGTATATCTGGTAACCTTCTCCATCGTCGGGCCAATACTGGGGCCGATGTTTGATAAATACGACCTGCACAGAAAGAACCTCTCCCGGATGCTGGAAGACACCGGAACCGCGTTCTCCCCGATCGTGCCATGGAGCAATATCTCCATCTTCATACTGGGCACATTGGGCGTCAGCTCCTTCCAGTACGTTTTATATGCGCCGATTACCTATCTGGGGGTTGTATTCGCGGCTGTCTACATATTTACGGGATTCGGGATATTCAACAGTAAGGGGGAGATGCTGATTAAGGAGAGAAAATGA
- a CDS encoding RidA family protein, whose translation MAREIVFTEKAPKAVGPYVQAVKSNGMVYVSGQLGIDVTAGGLADGVEAQAHCSMKNLGAILHEAGTDYKRVVKTTIFLTDMNDFAVVNKIYESYFGGDFPARSCVQVAKLPLGGLVEVECAAEL comes from the coding sequence ATGGCCAGGGAGATTGTATTTACGGAAAAAGCGCCGAAGGCGGTAGGACCTTATGTACAGGCCGTGAAATCAAACGGCATGGTCTATGTTTCCGGTCAGTTGGGAATTGATGTAACGGCGGGAGGCCTTGCGGACGGAGTTGAGGCACAGGCCCACTGCTCCATGAAGAATCTGGGAGCGATTCTCCATGAAGCGGGAACCGATTATAAGAGAGTTGTTAAAACCACAATATTTTTAACTGATATGAACGATTTTGCAGTTGTAAATAAAATTTATGAGTCCTACTTTGGAGGAGACTTCCCTGCGCGTTCCTGTGTCCAGGTAGCTAAGCTGCCGCTTGGCGGACTGGTAGAAGTGGAGTGTGCTGCGGAACTGTAA
- the hydA gene encoding dihydropyrimidinase gives MYDLIIKNGYVVSPSSTVKCDIAVNGKTVAGLGTYDESEGKRVIDAEGKYVLPGVIEAHMHCQAPFQGCLGANSFYEQSVSAAYGGVTMYMDFANMGKGDSPYTQALARADEMKESAIDYSVHGKFVESTPEAIADIEKMADYGIPTFKMFMTYKKEGVMSDDETMLKVFEKAKSVNGLPMVHCESNAIAETNIEKCMAENDLSWVNFAKCKPVLCEAEAFARAVYFQEYVGNALLVVHTTNGEALGTARRAHGKGLPLYVETGPHYLTLFDDLYKGENGHLAICSPPLRTPKEAEELWEGLKDGTILLTGSDDCTFDVDEKSLFLEKNPDGTWKQDFTKVVNGMSGIEIRLPLMLSEGVSKGRISINKVCELTSTNIAKIYGCYPQKGIIAPGSDADLVLVDMDKEVTLSKDVLHNNISYCLHEGFKVKGYPVMTIAKGRVIVENGEFKGEKGKGEFIKRKINPAYLERYGLN, from the coding sequence ATGTATGATTTGATTATCAAAAATGGTTATGTAGTATCTCCGTCATCCACAGTAAAATGCGATATCGCCGTCAACGGAAAAACGGTTGCCGGACTTGGGACTTATGATGAGTCTGAAGGAAAACGGGTAATTGATGCAGAAGGAAAATACGTCCTGCCCGGAGTCATTGAGGCGCACATGCACTGCCAGGCTCCGTTCCAGGGCTGCCTCGGCGCCAACAGTTTCTATGAGCAGAGTGTCAGCGCCGCATACGGCGGCGTGACGATGTATATGGATTTTGCCAACATGGGAAAAGGCGATTCCCCGTATACACAGGCGCTTGCAAGGGCCGATGAGATGAAGGAGTCCGCCATTGACTACAGCGTTCACGGCAAGTTTGTGGAATCCACACCGGAGGCGATTGCCGATATTGAAAAGATGGCCGACTACGGAATTCCCACCTTTAAAATGTTCATGACGTATAAAAAAGAAGGCGTTATGAGTGACGACGAGACGATGCTTAAGGTATTTGAAAAGGCAAAATCCGTAAACGGCCTTCCGATGGTCCACTGTGAGAGCAATGCGATTGCTGAGACCAATATTGAAAAGTGCATGGCGGAAAACGACTTAAGCTGGGTGAATTTCGCAAAATGTAAACCGGTGCTCTGCGAGGCCGAGGCATTTGCCCGGGCCGTCTATTTTCAGGAGTATGTAGGAAATGCACTGCTGGTTGTACATACAACCAATGGAGAAGCTCTGGGCACCGCCAGAAGAGCCCATGGCAAGGGACTTCCGCTTTACGTGGAGACGGGACCTCACTACCTGACCCTGTTTGATGATCTTTACAAAGGCGAGAACGGCCATCTGGCCATCTGCTCCCCGCCTCTGCGCACACCAAAAGAGGCCGAGGAGTTATGGGAGGGATTAAAGGACGGCACCATCCTGCTGACCGGTTCCGACGACTGTACCTTTGATGTGGATGAAAAATCCCTGTTCCTTGAAAAAAATCCGGACGGAACCTGGAAACAGGATTTCACAAAGGTTGTTAATGGTATGAGCGGCATTGAAATCAGACTTCCGCTGATGCTCTCCGAGGGTGTGTCCAAGGGACGCATTTCCATTAATAAAGTCTGTGAACTGACGAGCACCAACATTGCGAAGATTTACGGCTGCTATCCGCAGAAGGGAATTATCGCACCGGGATCCGACGCGGATCTTGTCCTGGTGGATATGGACAAAGAGGTTACGCTCTCCAAAGACGTGCTTCACAATAACATCAGCTACTGCCTCCATGAAGGATTTAAGGTAAAGGGCTACCCGGTAATGACGATTGCAAAGGGCAGAGTCATTGTTGAGAATGGGGAATTTAAAGGGGAAAAGGGCAAAGGAGAATTTATTAAGAGAAAAATAAATCCTGCTTACCTGGAACGATACGGTCTGAACTAA
- a CDS encoding cytosine permease, which yields MQNEKSQSLRSPELLPTKDSERTLSLWDYTILWAGMTINIVAFSLGAQYFNGGDGLSPWMLVLVVFLGYGLVTVLTVLAGDIGTKYGVPFAVYSRAAFGYKGSFFAGLVRCVPCFYWFGFQTWVGANALNMIMGIMFPSFNNVTLMLILFATFQIVNALFGMEAMAKFDWIAVPMLGIMFAAIVVTVCNKYGVSIPDIMGVKAAGNYSMAFAISGIAGGWITMALNGPDLARQIRRSDNYKNEGLIKRNKNAIVGQLVGLMAVGIIAMMVGMAAGIYTHEWDLNNVVYSLFSNNMLVLVFCFIAIAFAQWSTNTAANLMPPAYILLNIFPKMKFWMTTIISGVIGLLMMPWKQQGGDFLVVIQSNFSTLLGPIIGIMLADYFLVRKCTINVDDLYNVGGQYHYTSGFNMSSVVTMILSFGLSLLAGDYSFFAGLAISVVIYVVLMKNFTLKKYDQKLGQDIPFRE from the coding sequence ATGCAGAACGAAAAGTCACAGAGTTTAAGGAGCCCGGAACTGCTCCCGACAAAAGACAGCGAAAGAACCCTGTCCCTGTGGGATTATACGATTCTTTGGGCAGGTATGACGATTAATATAGTAGCATTCAGTTTAGGCGCGCAGTATTTCAACGGGGGAGACGGACTCTCCCCCTGGATGCTGGTCCTGGTGGTTTTCCTCGGCTACGGCCTTGTTACGGTTCTGACCGTTCTGGCCGGAGATATCGGAACAAAATACGGCGTTCCGTTTGCCGTATACAGCAGAGCTGCATTTGGATACAAAGGTTCCTTCTTTGCGGGACTTGTCCGGTGTGTCCCCTGTTTTTACTGGTTCGGATTCCAGACATGGGTAGGGGCAAACGCTCTCAACATGATAATGGGAATTATGTTCCCGTCCTTTAACAATGTTACCCTGATGCTGATTCTCTTTGCGACATTCCAGATTGTCAATGCCCTCTTTGGCATGGAGGCCATGGCTAAATTCGACTGGATCGCGGTTCCGATGCTGGGCATCATGTTTGCCGCCATCGTAGTCACCGTATGTAACAAATACGGGGTATCCATCCCCGATATCATGGGTGTCAAAGCGGCGGGCAACTATTCCATGGCATTTGCCATTTCCGGTATTGCAGGCGGATGGATTACCATGGCGCTTAACGGCCCCGACCTTGCAAGACAGATCAGACGCAGCGACAACTATAAGAATGAAGGTCTTATAAAACGTAACAAGAATGCCATCGTGGGACAGCTTGTCGGCCTTATGGCAGTCGGAATCATCGCAATGATGGTTGGCATGGCGGCAGGCATCTACACACACGAGTGGGATTTAAACAACGTGGTTTACAGCTTGTTCTCCAACAATATGCTGGTGCTTGTGTTCTGTTTCATCGCCATTGCATTTGCACAGTGGTCAACCAATACGGCGGCCAACCTGATGCCTCCGGCATACATCCTGCTGAATATTTTCCCGAAAATGAAATTCTGGATGACAACGATTATTTCGGGCGTGATCGGTCTTCTGATGATGCCGTGGAAACAGCAGGGAGGAGATTTCCTGGTCGTAATCCAGTCGAATTTCTCAACACTTTTGGGGCCGATTATCGGTATCATGCTGGCAGACTATTTCCTGGTACGTAAATGTACAATTAACGTGGACGACCTTTACAATGTAGGCGGACAGTACCATTATACAAGCGGTTTCAATATGAGTTCGGTGGTAACCATGATCCTTTCCTTCGGCCTGTCGCTGCTGGCGGGAGACTACTCCTTCTTCGCAGGCCTTGCCATCAGTGTAGTAATTTATGTGGTGCTGATGAAGAATTTTACCCTTAAGAAATATGACCAGAAATTAGGACAGGATATCCCGTTCCGGGAATAA
- a CDS encoding D-aminoacylase, with the protein MKKLIKNGFIADGSGNPGYKADVLINAGIIEKIAPTIDAASAEAEGAQVIDAEGLVVAPGFIDTHSHSDLRVLVEPEVAPKVMQGITTEILGQDGISMAPLPKEYISPWRKNLAGLDGDSDQIDWNYETTENYLNMIDEVKPGLNECYLVPHGNIRMEAMGLENRLPNDEELEKMCAITRREMEAGAVGLSTGLIYMPCAYSESKEIIEMCKVVAEYDGLFVIHQRSEADTILDSMEEVIKIGRESGVKIHYSHFKVCGKKNWDKVDKVIELLEEAKKEGIRVSFDQYPYVAGSTMLGVILPPWVHDGGTDKVLERLADPELRKKMVYDIEHGIPGWDNFVEFAGLDQIFVTSVKTDKNKDAIGLNLVELGTLRGKDPYDATFDLLYEEENAVGMVDFYGTEEHVIRIMKRPEMNACTDGLLGGKPHPRVYGAFPRILGKYVREEKALTLEEAVYKMTKKPATTFNMTGRGEVKEGYQADLCIFNPETVIDKGTFVDPVQYPEGIEYVIVGGELAVEKGKHTGRRNGVVLRKKGKEVIR; encoded by the coding sequence GTGAAAAAACTGATTAAGAACGGATTTATCGCTGACGGAAGCGGAAATCCGGGATATAAAGCGGATGTTTTAATAAATGCCGGAATAATTGAAAAAATAGCGCCGACAATCGATGCAGCATCGGCCGAAGCCGAAGGGGCGCAGGTGATTGATGCGGAGGGCCTTGTTGTGGCTCCGGGTTTTATCGATACTCACAGCCACAGTGACCTCCGGGTGCTGGTGGAACCGGAGGTTGCCCCCAAGGTCATGCAGGGTATCACAACGGAAATCCTGGGACAGGACGGAATTTCCATGGCCCCGCTCCCGAAGGAGTACATCAGCCCCTGGAGAAAAAACCTGGCCGGCCTGGACGGCGACAGCGACCAGATTGACTGGAATTATGAGACAACGGAAAATTACCTGAACATGATCGATGAGGTGAAACCGGGTCTTAATGAATGTTATCTCGTGCCTCACGGCAATATCAGAATGGAGGCCATGGGTCTTGAGAACCGTCTTCCAAACGACGAGGAGCTTGAAAAAATGTGCGCCATCACCAGACGGGAGATGGAGGCGGGAGCCGTAGGACTTTCCACGGGACTCATTTACATGCCGTGCGCTTATTCTGAATCGAAGGAAATAATCGAGATGTGCAAGGTGGTTGCGGAGTACGACGGACTTTTCGTCATTCACCAGAGAAGCGAGGCGGACACAATCCTGGACTCCATGGAAGAGGTTATTAAAATTGGCCGCGAGTCCGGCGTGAAAATCCACTATTCCCATTTTAAGGTCTGTGGAAAGAAGAACTGGGATAAAGTTGACAAGGTGATTGAACTCCTGGAAGAGGCTAAAAAAGAGGGAATCCGCGTATCCTTCGACCAGTATCCGTATGTGGCGGGCAGCACGATGCTGGGCGTTATTCTCCCGCCGTGGGTGCACGACGGCGGAACAGACAAGGTGTTGGAGCGTCTGGCGGATCCGGAGCTGAGAAAAAAGATGGTCTACGATATCGAACACGGCATCCCGGGCTGGGATAACTTCGTGGAGTTTGCGGGCCTGGATCAGATATTTGTTACCAGTGTTAAGACGGATAAGAACAAAGACGCCATCGGCCTGAACCTGGTTGAACTCGGAACGCTGAGGGGGAAAGATCCGTATGACGCCACCTTCGACCTCCTCTATGAAGAGGAAAACGCCGTGGGCATGGTGGATTTCTACGGGACCGAGGAGCACGTAATCCGTATTATGAAACGTCCCGAGATGAACGCATGCACCGACGGCCTGTTAGGCGGGAAACCGCATCCGCGTGTATACGGCGCATTCCCGAGAATCCTCGGAAAATACGTGAGGGAAGAAAAAGCCCTGACGCTGGAGGAAGCCGTTTATAAGATGACGAAGAAACCCGCCACGACCTTCAACATGACGGGCAGGGGAGAGGTGAAGGAGGGCTATCAGGCCGACCTTTGTATCTTCAATCCGGAGACGGTCATCGACAAGGGAACCTTTGTCGATCCGGTACAGTATCCGGAGGGAATTGAATACGTTATTGTCGGCGGCGAGCTGGCCGTTGAAAAGGGAAAACACACCGGAAGAAGAAATGGCGTGGTGCTCAGAAAAAAAGGAAAAGAGGTAATCAGATAA
- a CDS encoding amidohydrolase, giving the protein MDILNLASEAENYIIGQRRYFHRFPEPAWEEVKTTLAIEKQLKEIGLEPIRFDDISGVYAYIHGKNAGKDARTILLRADIDGVSVQEKTGLDFASENTGMMHACGRDCHIAMLLGAAKLLKGLEDSLAGHVKLFFQAAEESARASQEYIRRGFLQDVDAICAAHVYGGLEAPFIDIAPGYRMASADKFDIEVTGLAAHGSLPHTGKDAIVAAAAIINGLQACVSRDNDPLNPLVINIGTIHGGTQRNIIAGKVKMEGTVRMHSAERRKQLEKTLEKIVTDTAKALGCEAKLSYQYMLPPLYNSPELSVIADKALHKLFGGEIRKDVPPVMASEDFACLTEHIPGLYINIGCANKRLGYTENNYSSRFMVDERILKNGTALCTQIAVDYLGGGLPG; this is encoded by the coding sequence ATGGATATCCTGAATCTGGCTTCTGAGGCAGAAAACTATATCATCGGACAGCGCCGGTATTTTCACCGTTTTCCCGAACCGGCCTGGGAAGAGGTGAAGACAACACTGGCAATTGAAAAACAGCTGAAAGAGATCGGCCTGGAACCGATCCGGTTTGACGATATCTCGGGCGTTTATGCCTATATTCACGGCAAAAACGCCGGTAAAGACGCTAGAACCATTCTGCTCCGGGCAGATATAGACGGTGTATCCGTGCAGGAGAAGACCGGCCTCGATTTTGCAAGCGAGAATACCGGCATGATGCACGCCTGCGGACGTGACTGCCACATCGCAATGCTGCTCGGAGCCGCAAAGCTCTTAAAGGGACTTGAAGATTCACTGGCAGGCCATGTAAAGCTCTTTTTCCAGGCCGCCGAGGAGAGCGCCCGCGCCTCCCAGGAATATATCAGGCGCGGATTTCTGCAGGATGTGGATGCCATCTGTGCCGCCCATGTATACGGCGGGCTGGAGGCTCCGTTTATCGATATTGCCCCTGGATACAGAATGGCCAGCGCCGACAAGTTTGATATTGAGGTAACGGGCCTTGCCGCGCACGGGAGCCTCCCTCATACCGGAAAGGACGCCATTGTTGCCGCAGCGGCCATTATAAACGGCCTTCAGGCCTGCGTCTCCAGGGATAACGATCCTCTGAACCCCCTCGTCATCAATATCGGCACAATTCACGGCGGGACACAGCGCAATATCATCGCCGGTAAGGTAAAAATGGAAGGCACGGTCCGGATGCACTCCGCCGAGAGGAGGAAACAGCTTGAAAAAACGTTGGAAAAAATAGTGACGGACACCGCCAAGGCCCTGGGCTGCGAGGCAAAACTTTCTTATCAGTACATGCTGCCTCCTCTGTATAATTCTCCCGAACTGAGCGTCATTGCCGATAAGGCGCTTCACAAACTTTTTGGCGGTGAGATCAGAAAAGACGTGCCCCCGGTGATGGCCAGCGAGGACTTCGCCTGTCTGACGGAACACATTCCGGGCCTTTATATCAATATAGGATGCGCCAATAAACGGCTCGGATACACGGAAAATAACTACAGCAGCCGTTTTATGGTGGATGAACGTATTCTTAAGAACGGAACCGCCCTCTGTACGCAGATCGCGGTGGATTATCTGGGCGGCGGGTTACCCGGGTGA
- a CDS encoding LysR family transcriptional regulator, with protein sequence MTLRHIKIFIAVCDTGSTTAAARELYIAQPAVSFAVAELEHYYGQKLFDRISNRLRITEAGRRFLEYSRQIVILFDEMEFEIKNWDCLGSLRIGSNVTIGNSFLPQCVKAFKEIYPDIEIEVIVDNSAKIEQLILNSKLDFALIEGPVYNHFIKSELFMDNSLVFICAAEHPWAGQAVEMERLADCSFIVREKDSFERKLLNDLLQMNKIQFHTAWQSVSYQAILKAVEKNLGIAAISYQAAKEYLKSGKVMQFYVSGVNLKREFYIVYHQNKFLNKPAKDFMELCFKMKELDQAGEQAAGGVDPNGAVKAEEAGVEQKKDSRQKKKNPPH encoded by the coding sequence ATGACTTTGAGACACATTAAGATTTTCATAGCGGTCTGCGACACCGGAAGCACGACTGCGGCGGCCAGGGAACTTTATATTGCGCAGCCTGCGGTGAGTTTCGCCGTCGCGGAGCTGGAACATTATTATGGACAAAAATTATTTGACCGCATTTCCAACCGGCTCAGGATTACGGAGGCGGGACGGCGCTTTCTGGAATATTCGAGACAGATTGTGATTCTCTTTGATGAAATGGAGTTTGAAATTAAGAATTGGGACTGCCTTGGCTCCTTAAGAATCGGAAGTAATGTAACAATCGGCAACAGCTTCCTGCCCCAATGCGTGAAGGCCTTTAAGGAAATATATCCCGACATTGAGATTGAGGTAATTGTTGACAATTCCGCGAAGATTGAACAGCTTATCTTAAACAGCAAACTGGATTTTGCCCTCATTGAAGGGCCGGTGTACAACCATTTTATTAAAAGTGAGCTTTTCATGGATAATTCCCTTGTCTTTATCTGTGCGGCGGAGCATCCGTGGGCCGGGCAGGCGGTGGAAATGGAACGGCTGGCCGACTGCAGTTTTATAGTGAGGGAAAAGGATTCCTTTGAACGCAAGCTCCTGAACGATCTTCTTCAGATGAATAAGATACAGTTTCACACGGCATGGCAGAGCGTAAGTTACCAGGCGATTCTGAAGGCGGTCGAAAAGAACCTGGGAATCGCGGCCATCTCCTATCAGGCGGCAAAAGAATACCTTAAGTCGGGGAAAGTCATGCAGTTTTATGTAAGCGGGGTCAACCTGAAACGGGAATTTTATATCGTTTATCATCAGAATAAATTTTTGAACAAACCGGCAAAAGATTTTATGGAACTGTGCTTTAAAATGAAAGAACTGGATCAGGCAGGGGAACAGGCGGCCGGCGGCGTGGATCCGAACGGGGCGGTTAAGGCGGAAGAGGCCGGAGTGGAGCAGAAGAAGGACAGCCGGCAGAAAAAGAAAAATCCTCCGCATTAG
- a CDS encoding DUF3604 domain-containing protein, translated as MARRLKYFNEVQIMRNNMEQVKENNGTVRVEPEEITVGGSGTFTVTYTVGDETIYIGGVLRFTIPFGFTKPQIAMPIYPGYTTAAVSRKNASVKTFIVENDWWKRGPDRSKTENVSEHVGSHVWVRVLGHALTKGDQVVLTYGDTSYSPQAAARYCRTTGPVQFDVATDQRGTLEAPYSGYYLTSDPPTVMVHPEAASFFEVYIPSDLQAGIEAECTVAAIDSYRNLAEHHTGELRCRLEDTVIYEGEFEPDDCGIKKIKFTPGRKGPLRVYAENRDGNLLGESNPGICSVQAGNCQVSGLSGDPANEPADGQADRPANAQADGQTNEPESRPLRHFWGDMHGHTGIQWGRGSGRSYYEYAREAAAVDFCALTDPDSGRYTNNNKTAHLSLSCYMTDAQWKEIQDINKAFYEEGRFVPILGYEYHNDAPNPEFGGDRNVYYESYDEPIRRCVDEGSYCPEELWAQLKNQNVRAITVPHHTAKKVMLGSFEIHDEEIQRLVEIYSCWGSSEGEGCERPIIGGSVYENHSVQYALGKGYRLGFVAGSDTHAGNPGYSHWVFSSELMSYRGGLTCIMADRLDRHSLFDALWNRRVYATTGERIILDFTVNGAMMGQEISLSENPVRTLSVRVTGTADIESVEIISMGHTVYRKEGSGREIEFSWQDGNLPEAGWLYYYVRVYQKDKAIAWSSPIWVS; from the coding sequence ATGGCCAGAAGACTGAAGTATTTTAATGAAGTTCAAATTATGAGAAACAACATGGAGCAGGTGAAGGAAAATAACGGAACCGTCCGGGTGGAACCGGAGGAGATCACCGTCGGCGGGAGCGGAACCTTTACCGTAACCTATACGGTAGGGGATGAGACGATCTATATCGGCGGTGTGCTGCGCTTTACCATTCCGTTCGGCTTTACAAAGCCCCAGATTGCCATGCCCATCTATCCGGGCTACACCACGGCTGCCGTATCGCGGAAGAATGCTTCGGTGAAAACCTTTATCGTGGAAAACGACTGGTGGAAACGGGGTCCCGACCGCTCCAAGACGGAGAATGTCTCCGAACACGTCGGATCCCATGTCTGGGTCAGGGTGCTGGGCCATGCACTGACAAAAGGGGATCAGGTGGTTCTCACCTACGGCGACACCTCCTACTCCCCTCAGGCCGCCGCCCGGTACTGCCGCACCACCGGACCGGTCCAGTTTGATGTGGCAACCGACCAGAGAGGAACGCTGGAAGCTCCCTACAGCGGCTATTATCTGACCTCGGATCCTCCCACCGTAATGGTACATCCCGAAGCGGCCTCCTTTTTTGAGGTGTACATCCCATCCGACCTGCAGGCGGGAATCGAGGCCGAGTGTACCGTCGCAGCCATTGATTCATACCGCAACCTGGCCGAGCACCATACCGGAGAGCTGAGATGCCGACTGGAAGATACGGTTATTTATGAAGGGGAATTTGAACCAGATGACTGCGGTATTAAAAAGATAAAATTTACTCCTGGTAGAAAAGGCCCCCTGAGGGTATACGCGGAAAACCGGGATGGGAACCTGTTGGGAGAGAGTAATCCCGGGATCTGTTCTGTACAGGCAGGTAACTGTCAGGTAAGCGGACTGTCAGGTGACCCGGCAAATGAGCCCGCGGACGGACAGGCTGACAGACCGGCAAATGCTCAGGCCGATGGACAAACGAATGAGCCGGAAAGCAGGCCGCTCCGTCATTTCTGGGGTGACATGCACGGACACACCGGGATCCAGTGGGGCCGCGGAAGCGGCCGCTCCTATTATGAATATGCCAGAGAAGCGGCGGCCGTTGATTTCTGTGCGCTGACCGACCCTGATTCCGGCAGATACACAAATAACAACAAAACCGCCCATCTGTCTCTGAGCTGCTACATGACGGACGCACAGTGGAAAGAGATTCAGGATATTAATAAGGCATTTTATGAGGAAGGACGCTTTGTCCCGATTCTGGGCTATGAGTATCATAACGATGCCCCCAATCCGGAATTCGGAGGCGACCGCAATGTCTACTATGAGTCATATGACGAGCCAATCCGCCGCTGTGTCGACGAAGGGAGCTACTGCCCGGAGGAACTCTGGGCCCAGCTTAAGAACCAGAATGTCAGGGCAATCACGGTTCCGCATCACACCGCCAAGAAGGTGATGCTGGGAAGTTTTGAAATCCACGATGAGGAAATTCAGCGTCTGGTGGAAATCTATTCCTGCTGGGGCAGCTCGGAAGGGGAAGGATGTGAGCGGCCGATCATCGGCGGTTCCGTCTATGAAAACCACTCCGTCCAATATGCCCTCGGCAAGGGCTACCGCCTCGGCTTTGTGGCCGGCAGCGATACGCATGCGGGTAATCCCGGCTATTCCCACTGGGTATTCTCATCCGAACTGATGAGCTACCGGGGAGGACTGACCTGCATCATGGCGGACCGTCTCGACCGGCACAGCCTGTTTGACGCGTTGTGGAACCGGAGAGTCTACGCCACGACGGGTGAGCGCATTATTCTTGATTTTACGGTAAACGGAGCCATGATGGGGCAGGAAATCAGCCTGTCGGAAAATCCGGTCCGCACTCTGTCGGTCCGGGTGACAGGAACCGCCGACATCGAATCCGTTGAGATTATTTCAATGGGACATACCGTTTACAGAAAAGAAGGGAGTGGAAGAGAAATCGAATTCAGCTGGCAGGATGGGAACCTGCCCGAAGCCGGATGGCTTTACTATTACGTTCGAGTATACCAGAAAGATAAGGCCATTGCCTGGTCAAGTCCAATCTGGGTAAGTTGA